One genomic segment of Paraburkholderia hospita includes these proteins:
- a CDS encoding DUF4410 domain-containing protein produces MNNRWWTCPVAAFWLAAFASVALAQQGGATGASAPVVYVSDFELDAADITPDQSRLSRARRLAGSLSPLHLSEQDPQKKSQELVAKMSETLVADLQHDGIDARRLPGDAPLPAQGWLVRGVFLSVDEGNRVRRAVVGFGAGQGKIELAVAIDPLPNESPTPLYQTVEGQSDRHVPGAIVKLNPYAAAARYVMAGNDQQADIKQVAGQVADAVQARVKPRAAQAPQQ; encoded by the coding sequence GCGTCCGTTGCGCTCGCGCAGCAAGGCGGCGCGACGGGCGCCTCGGCGCCCGTCGTCTATGTGTCGGACTTCGAACTCGATGCCGCCGACATCACACCCGATCAGAGCCGCTTGAGCCGCGCGCGACGCCTCGCGGGCAGCCTGTCGCCGCTGCATCTGTCGGAGCAGGACCCGCAAAAGAAATCGCAGGAACTGGTCGCGAAGATGTCGGAAACGCTCGTCGCCGATTTGCAGCACGACGGCATCGACGCGCGCCGTCTGCCCGGCGACGCGCCGCTTCCCGCGCAGGGGTGGCTGGTGCGCGGCGTATTTCTGAGCGTGGACGAAGGCAACCGCGTGCGGCGCGCCGTCGTGGGTTTCGGCGCGGGACAAGGCAAGATCGAACTGGCGGTCGCCATCGATCCGCTGCCCAACGAATCGCCCACGCCGCTTTATCAAACGGTAGAAGGGCAGTCGGACCGGCACGTTCCCGGTGCGATCGTCAAGCTCAATCCCTATGCAGCGGCCGCACGCTACGTGATGGCGGGCAACGATCAGCAGGCCGATATCAAACAGGTTGCCGGGCAGGTTGCGGATGCCGTGCAAGCGCGCGTGAAGCCGCGCGCCGCACAAGCGCCACAGCAATGA